A single region of the Paenibacillus sp. genome encodes:
- a CDS encoding lamin tail domain-containing protein, which produces MRATKRWIASVLAAAMLAGAALPAGVGKVEAAGGPELFVSEIHPNIVGAEDHEFFEVYNNTDQPIELGDYEFIYHYPSNPTSDKTFTFVPKTLAPKQAMVFWYNKAGLTLQDFNAEHGSSVTAEQVIEIGGFDGFSNSGDRGVIIKNNQGEVVSTSSYTGTDAGEGKGIHFKLPESGTAASKLRTQAAPTPGVVEPDQLPAVSGKPNIQHTPVNEGKAADGLAIEADIAVTDAVYSVTAAVYHKPASASEFAWIPMNAQGGSSYAAHIPSGELTEAQHQYYIEAAHGDTVERTATYNVAIQTDDFDFGQVPEVLITELVPDSSNVSSADAYEFIEIYNNTDETIDLRDYKIIYRFTNSVSETDWTWESPLAELPLPSKQSMVLWVLNGVNKTMPIEQFNANYGVSLQENVNLVRIDGGGGMANSGKRKIVVATVDGTEVSEAYYDNDDQTQANKGIFYRYPIDGSNQMVMTSAGIDAATPGAVTSEQVPQTTSGAAPVVNHPPKIAHTPVTEGKTDEPVAIEADITNKEQAAGNDEVTAKLYFKKASESSYSSVPMAKGEGDRYAASIPTSALAESSAQYYIEAADAKSTVRTEAYTINVKAPDFDYARVSPLLVTELVPDSTNVGSADGYEFIEVYNNTNEPINLEHYKIVYRYTDSGPEADVVWPTDREDLIIPPKDTLVFWVINGANDASTVADFNANYGVSLVEGEDIVRIYSGGMANGGKRGVLVATNTGFELSAAYYDTDAETVADKGIFYKYPLDGGTTMIKTSAGVLAATPGSVEEEQVPPVPASLPNDTTPPTFKNETGVSEVHQSANLDLIAAVRDDHQVKTVALYYKTDAQDEFTKRYLKENFDDTFYHYMIYSPELIGRKYVDYYYEYSDGVHRATTETFRVNVTGGRDTSDLRLNVKNGDVLAGTRIVRGTAEHAPADELTLSIDEQPIDAGAYKALENDAYFAFEATGVNFYFKNGVVMGTDILRIFDDTINSWTTITVPIDADRLQSGVNAIAIRAGSKASPFDDRPEENKDDFDVRNVRLVLADGTEIYDPRSEFASKETAIKMGDSANKHPVVEFQFAIPADKLASKAYAWNTKQAADGAHVVTVAHPQYGEASASVIVDNTPPAIEPSIASGATMRGPFTIAADVTDALAGVGAVTATLDGRAIELPYATSSAALAGGDHVLRLKATDKVGNAAETEVVFYVPDELPAKPELVGPAHGGEAATTTSLTVKVLDPTQDPMNVSFWRGFKYFAGVRDAFVGFLNAVDREPPREAAPEGEQSFADADYAKIAAKDGDYLVNDAVDRFPYQRFEVTLDPSVAADDPVHVSWTGHSIEGRKVTLYAWDPAAQQWNALDSRVAGSEDFELAAEIRAGDYADGRTVRLMVQDEVPPTPDEYDYSFVWMSDTQYYSESYPHIYSDIVDWIAEKKDEMKIKYVTHTGDLVDEADKPEQWAVASENMKVLEEAGIPYGVLAGNHDVYGKEAAYDEYWKYFGEDRFASQDTYGGSYDNNRGHYDLVSSHGNDYIFLYMGWGIGDEEIAWMDQVLKQYPDRMAVLNFHEYLLVSGNRAPIADKIHEQVVVPNPNVVAVLSGHYHDAELLVDEIDDNGDGTPDRNVYQMLADYQGGPEGGQGYIRLMQFDIDNNKLHIKTYSPYLDDYNFYDPEQHPGKDEFSLDLDLTPRLKRVATDYIEVNVYAKQKLGEKTGAASGSNVSFDWSDLVLGSTYEWYAVAEDVYGARTLSDIWKFTVTKAAEAVNLSPVWEAIPPQKVVLGDTLSFQVKATDPEGGEVAYSAAKLPEGATFDPTTRTFAWTPETAGTFEAVFAAADDRGAKTELKVVIEAVADLAPVWDAAKDVRVYVGTAVSFQVKATDPEGGIIAYSAAKLPDGATFDPVTRTFAWTPLASGNYEAVFAAADGRGASSTLTVRLNIVPPPAEPSNPTPSNPTPTEPGTPSAPANPGQPRPSNGGAVTVQPQVEQGVAKAVVDADAVAQAAQQAQQGRIVFRVERTEEANTVEVALPAAQLVQALSETNAARVTIDAGFATVTATREQLERLLGGGAADLELAVASVPPEELPAEAAERIGDRPVYDFEIRVDGEAVSEFGANSGIFVEMNYPLRPGEQPGRIVAYFVNDNGELEPVRMSGYDPQTGTIRFAPRHFSKYTALPADVAFADLEGVEWARDGIESLAAKDIAHGVRPNVFEPQRSITRAEFLKLLMDALELASEAPAGAAPFADVAPTDWHYRYVAAANALGIANGRPDGSFGADDAVTRQEIAALTQRAAAAAGVELRAPQGAAPFADSAEIAPYAADAAAALEAAGIVAGFADGRFAPAEAATRAQAAVMVHRLLTYALSR; this is translated from the coding sequence ATGAGGGCAACGAAAAGATGGATCGCTTCGGTTTTGGCAGCCGCCATGCTGGCGGGCGCAGCGCTGCCGGCCGGCGTCGGCAAGGTCGAAGCGGCGGGCGGCCCCGAGCTGTTCGTTTCGGAAATTCATCCGAATATCGTCGGAGCGGAGGACCACGAATTTTTCGAGGTGTACAACAACACGGATCAACCGATCGAATTGGGCGACTACGAATTCATTTATCATTATCCAAGCAACCCGACTTCGGACAAAACGTTCACGTTCGTTCCCAAAACGCTGGCGCCTAAGCAGGCGATGGTCTTTTGGTATAACAAAGCGGGTTTGACGCTCCAAGACTTTAACGCCGAGCACGGCTCTTCGGTGACGGCCGAACAAGTCATCGAAATCGGCGGGTTTGACGGATTTTCGAACTCGGGCGACCGGGGCGTCATTATCAAAAACAACCAAGGGGAAGTCGTTTCCACGTCCTCGTATACGGGAACCGATGCGGGGGAAGGGAAAGGCATCCACTTCAAGCTGCCGGAGAGCGGCACCGCAGCCTCCAAGCTTCGGACGCAAGCGGCGCCGACGCCGGGCGTCGTGGAGCCGGACCAGCTGCCGGCCGTAAGCGGGAAACCGAATATCCAACATACGCCGGTAAACGAGGGCAAAGCCGCGGACGGTCTCGCGATCGAGGCGGACATCGCTGTAACGGACGCGGTCTACTCCGTAACGGCGGCCGTGTATCATAAACCGGCCTCGGCGAGCGAATTCGCATGGATTCCGATGAACGCGCAAGGAGGCTCGTCCTACGCGGCGCACATTCCGAGCGGCGAGCTGACGGAAGCGCAGCATCAGTACTATATCGAAGCGGCGCACGGGGATACCGTCGAACGGACGGCGACCTACAACGTGGCGATCCAAACCGACGACTTCGACTTCGGCCAGGTGCCGGAGGTGCTGATCACCGAGCTCGTGCCGGATTCGTCGAACGTGAGCTCCGCGGATGCGTACGAGTTTATCGAAATCTATAACAACACGGATGAAACAATCGATCTACGAGATTACAAAATCATCTATCGATTTACGAACAGCGTGTCGGAAACGGATTGGACATGGGAGTCGCCGCTCGCCGAGCTGCCGCTGCCATCGAAGCAGTCGATGGTGCTGTGGGTGCTCAACGGCGTCAATAAAACGATGCCGATCGAGCAGTTCAACGCCAATTACGGCGTGAGCCTGCAGGAGAATGTCAACCTCGTTCGCATCGATGGCGGGGGCGGCATGGCCAACTCGGGCAAACGGAAAATCGTCGTCGCGACGGTCGACGGCACGGAAGTGTCGGAGGCGTATTATGACAACGACGACCAAACGCAAGCCAACAAGGGGATCTTCTATCGGTACCCGATCGACGGCAGCAACCAAATGGTCATGACATCCGCGGGCATCGACGCCGCGACGCCCGGCGCCGTAACGAGCGAGCAGGTGCCGCAAACGACGTCCGGGGCGGCGCCCGTCGTCAACCACCCGCCGAAAATTGCGCATACGCCGGTTACCGAAGGCAAAACGGATGAGCCGGTCGCGATCGAGGCGGACATTACGAACAAGGAGCAGGCCGCGGGCAACGACGAGGTGACGGCCAAGCTGTATTTCAAAAAGGCGTCCGAGTCTTCGTACAGCTCCGTACCGATGGCGAAAGGGGAAGGCGACCGCTACGCGGCGTCGATTCCGACTTCGGCGCTCGCGGAATCGTCCGCTCAATATTACATTGAAGCCGCGGATGCGAAATCGACGGTCCGGACGGAGGCGTACACGATTAACGTCAAGGCGCCGGACTTCGATTACGCGAGAGTTTCGCCGCTGCTCGTCACCGAGCTCGTGCCCGATTCGACGAACGTCGGCAGCGCGGACGGATACGAGTTCATCGAGGTGTACAACAACACGAACGAACCGATCAATCTGGAGCATTACAAAATCGTCTATCGATATACCGATTCCGGACCGGAAGCCGACGTCGTCTGGCCGACGGACCGGGAAGATTTGATCATTCCGCCGAAGGACACGCTCGTGTTCTGGGTCATCAACGGGGCGAACGACGCCAGCACCGTCGCCGATTTCAACGCGAACTACGGCGTTTCCCTGGTCGAGGGCGAGGACATCGTCCGGATCTACAGCGGCGGAATGGCGAACGGCGGCAAACGCGGCGTCCTCGTCGCGACGAACACCGGCTTCGAGCTGTCGGCCGCCTATTACGACACGGATGCGGAGACGGTCGCCGACAAGGGTATTTTCTACAAATACCCGCTCGACGGCGGCACGACGATGATCAAGACGAGCGCGGGCGTGCTCGCGGCTACGCCGGGCAGCGTCGAAGAAGAGCAAGTTCCTCCGGTGCCGGCGTCGCTGCCGAACGATACGACGCCGCCGACGTTCAAGAACGAAACGGGCGTCAGCGAAGTGCATCAATCGGCGAATCTCGATTTGATCGCGGCCGTCCGCGACGACCACCAGGTCAAAACGGTTGCGCTCTATTATAAAACCGACGCGCAGGACGAGTTCACGAAACGGTATTTGAAAGAAAACTTCGACGATACGTTCTACCATTACATGATCTACTCGCCGGAGCTGATCGGGCGAAAGTACGTAGATTACTACTATGAATATTCCGACGGCGTTCATCGGGCGACGACGGAGACGTTCCGCGTCAATGTTACAGGCGGCCGCGACACGTCCGACCTGCGGCTCAACGTGAAGAACGGCGACGTGCTGGCGGGCACCCGCATCGTGCGCGGCACCGCCGAGCATGCGCCGGCCGACGAACTGACGCTGTCGATCGACGAACAGCCGATCGACGCAGGCGCCTATAAAGCGCTCGAGAACGATGCCTATTTCGCGTTCGAAGCGACGGGCGTCAATTTCTACTTCAAAAACGGCGTCGTGATGGGCACCGACATTTTGCGCATTTTCGACGATACGATCAACAGCTGGACGACGATTACGGTGCCGATCGACGCGGATCGTCTCCAGAGCGGCGTCAATGCCATCGCAATCCGCGCCGGCTCGAAGGCGTCGCCTTTCGACGACCGGCCGGAAGAGAACAAAGACGATTTCGACGTGCGCAACGTGCGGCTCGTGCTCGCGGACGGCACCGAAATTTACGATCCGCGCTCGGAATTCGCTTCTAAGGAAACGGCGATCAAGATGGGCGACAGCGCGAATAAGCACCCGGTCGTCGAGTTCCAGTTCGCCATCCCGGCGGACAAGCTCGCATCCAAGGCGTACGCTTGGAACACGAAGCAGGCGGCGGACGGCGCGCATGTCGTCACGGTCGCACATCCGCAGTATGGAGAAGCGTCCGCATCGGTCATCGTCGATAACACGCCGCCAGCGATCGAGCCGTCGATCGCGAGCGGCGCGACGATGCGCGGGCCGTTCACGATCGCGGCGGACGTGACCGACGCGCTGGCGGGCGTCGGCGCCGTGACGGCGACGCTGGACGGCCGAGCGATCGAGCTGCCGTACGCGACATCGTCGGCCGCGCTCGCTGGAGGCGACCACGTGCTGCGCTTGAAAGCGACGGATAAGGTCGGCAACGCAGCGGAGACGGAAGTCGTCTTTTACGTGCCGGACGAGCTGCCGGCGAAGCCGGAGCTCGTCGGTCCGGCGCACGGCGGCGAGGCTGCGACGACGACGTCTCTGACCGTGAAGGTGCTGGATCCGACGCAGGATCCGATGAACGTCTCGTTCTGGAGAGGATTCAAGTATTTCGCCGGCGTGCGCGACGCGTTCGTCGGGTTCTTGAACGCGGTCGACCGCGAGCCGCCGAGAGAAGCCGCGCCGGAAGGCGAGCAGTCCTTCGCCGACGCGGACTACGCGAAGATCGCCGCGAAGGACGGCGACTATTTGGTCAATGACGCGGTTGACCGATTCCCGTACCAACGGTTCGAGGTCACGCTGGACCCATCCGTCGCGGCGGACGATCCGGTTCACGTCTCGTGGACAGGGCACTCGATCGAAGGCCGCAAAGTGACGCTATACGCCTGGGATCCGGCGGCGCAGCAGTGGAACGCGCTCGACTCCCGCGTCGCGGGCAGCGAAGATTTCGAACTTGCAGCGGAAATTCGCGCGGGGGACTATGCGGACGGGCGCACCGTGCGCCTCATGGTGCAGGACGAGGTGCCGCCGACGCCGGACGAGTACGATTACTCGTTCGTCTGGATGTCGGACACGCAGTATTATTCGGAAAGCTATCCGCATATTTACAGCGACATCGTCGATTGGATCGCCGAGAAGAAGGATGAAATGAAGATCAAGTACGTCACCCATACGGGAGACTTGGTCGACGAAGCCGACAAGCCGGAGCAATGGGCCGTCGCGTCGGAAAACATGAAGGTGTTGGAAGAAGCGGGCATTCCGTACGGCGTGCTGGCCGGCAATCACGACGTGTACGGCAAAGAAGCAGCCTACGACGAATATTGGAAGTATTTCGGCGAGGACCGGTTTGCGTCGCAGGATACGTACGGAGGCTCGTACGACAACAACCGCGGCCATTACGATCTCGTGTCGTCGCACGGCAACGACTACATCTTCTTGTACATGGGATGGGGCATCGGCGACGAAGAAATCGCTTGGATGGACCAGGTGCTGAAGCAGTACCCGGACCGGATGGCGGTGCTCAATTTCCATGAATACTTGCTCGTCTCGGGCAACCGGGCGCCGATCGCGGACAAAATTCACGAGCAGGTCGTCGTGCCGAACCCGAACGTCGTCGCGGTGCTGTCCGGCCATTACCACGACGCCGAGCTGCTCGTCGACGAGATCGACGATAACGGCGACGGCACGCCGGACCGCAACGTGTACCAAATGCTGGCGGATTATCAGGGCGGCCCGGAGGGCGGCCAAGGGTATATCCGGTTGATGCAATTCGATATCGACAACAACAAGCTGCATATCAAAACGTATTCGCCGTATTTGGACGATTATAACTTTTACGATCCGGAGCAGCACCCGGGCAAAGACGAGTTCTCGCTCGATCTCGACTTGACGCCGCGCTTAAAGCGCGTGGCGACCGACTACATCGAGGTCAATGTGTATGCAAAACAGAAGCTCGGGGAGAAGACCGGGGCGGCGAGCGGGTCGAACGTGTCGTTCGATTGGAGCGATCTCGTCCTCGGATCGACGTACGAATGGTACGCCGTCGCCGAAGATGTGTACGGCGCACGCACGCTGTCGGATATTTGGAAGTTTACGGTGACGAAAGCAGCCGAAGCGGTGAATCTTAGCCCGGTGTGGGAGGCGATCCCGCCCCAGAAGGTCGTGCTCGGCGATACGCTCTCTTTCCAGGTGAAAGCGACAGATCCGGAAGGCGGGGAGGTCGCGTATTCGGCGGCGAAGCTGCCGGAAGGAGCGACGTTCGATCCGACGACGCGGACGTTCGCTTGGACGCCTGAGACGGCGGGCACGTTCGAGGCCGTGTTCGCGGCGGCGGACGATCGAGGCGCGAAGACGGAGCTGAAGGTCGTCATCGAAGCGGTCGCCGACCTGGCGCCGGTATGGGACGCAGCGAAGGACGTGCGCGTGTATGTCGGCACGGCCGTCTCGTTCCAAGTGAAGGCGACGGATCCGGAAGGCGGGATTATCGCGTATTCGGCTGCGAAGCTGCCGGACGGAGCGACGTTCGACCCGGTGACGCGGACGTTCGCCTGGACGCCGCTGGCGTCGGGCAACTATGAAGCCGTCTTCGCCGCGGCGGACGGGCGAGGCGCGTCTTCGACGCTGACGGTGCGGCTGAACATCGTTCCGCCGCCCGCCGAACCTTCCAATCCGACGCCGTCGAACCCGACGCCGACCGAGCCGGGCACGCCGTCCGCTCCGGCCAATCCGGGACAGCCGCGGCCTAGTAACGGCGGCGCCGTAACGGTGCAGCCGCAGGTCGAGCAGGGCGTAGCGAAAGCGGTCGTCGACGCGGACGCCGTAGCGCAAGCGGCCCAGCAGGCGCAGCAGGGGCGCATCGTGTTCCGCGTCGAGCGGACCGAGGAGGCGAACACGGTCGAAGTGGCGCTGCCGGCCGCGCAGCTGGTTCAGGCGCTCAGCGAGACGAACGCGGCGCGCGTCACCATAGACGCCGGCTTCGCGACCGTCACCGCGACCCGGGAGCAGCTCGAGCGGCTGCTCGGCGGCGGGGCCGCCGATCTAGAGCTCGCCGTCGCGAGCGTACCGCCGGAGGAGCTGCCGGCGGAAGCGGCGGAGCGCATCGGCGACCGGCCGGTGTACGACTTCGAAATTCGCGTCGACGGGGAAGCCGTGAGCGAATTCGGAGCGAACAGCGGTATCTTCGTCGAAATGAATTATCCGCTTCGTCCGGGCGAGCAGCCGGGACGGATCGTGGCGTATTTCGTTAACGACAACGGCGAACTCGAGCCGGTACGCATGTCGGGCTACGACCCGCAGACGGGAACGATCCGCTTCGCGCCGCGCCACTTCAGCAAATATACGGCGCTGCCGGCGGACGTCGCGTTCGCCGACCTCGAAGGCGTCGAATGGGCGAGAGACGGCATCGAATCGCTCGCCGCGAAGGACATCGCGCACGGCGTCCGGCCGAACGTCTTCGAGCCGCAGCGCTCGATTACGCGAGCGGAGTTCCTGAAGCTGCTCATGGACGCGCTGGAGCTCGCGAGCGAGGCGCCGGCGGGTGCCGCACCGTTCGCGGACGTCGCGCCGACGGATTGGCATTACCGCTACGTCGCCGCGGCGAACGCGCTCGGCATCGCGAACGGCCGTCCGGACGGCAGCTTCGGCGCCGACGACGCGGTCACGCGGCAGGAGATCGCGGCGCTGACGCAACGCGCGGCGGCCGCGGCCGGCGTCGAGCTTCGGGCGCCGCAGGGCGCCGCGCCGTTCGCGGACAGCGCCGAGATCGCGCCGTACGCGGCCGATGCGGCGGCGGCGCTGGAAGCCGCCGGCATCGTCGCCGGCTTCGCCGACGGGCGGTTCGCGCCGGCGGAGGCCGCGACGAGAGCGCAGGCCGCCGTCATGGTGCATCGTTTGCTGACGTACGCTTTGTCCCGATAA
- a CDS encoding HupE/UreJ family protein, which produces MREGGRAIDTSWIAGTARRAGTRLGLLSLAFAALIGLWPSGLAKAHFTSTAYSDIDVGERELRYVLYLPEHDALESLPTLDADGNGSLSDDELRLGKTGIGAFVNSGVVISGDGKLAAGETTGVAFDERSGARMVRVDLRYGFEQPVERYMLQYGLLFRDIPDHRNFASIRVGEHTIDQVLSASNTILQIAGGEGAPAAAAASGPWTDVLTTYVRMGVEHIWGGLDHLLFVLALLLHVRTWKQVLAAVTAFTVGHSVTLVLSALELASLSPLIVEPLIALSIVYVAAENWFRDAPTRSRLQLTALFGLAHGFGFAEVLHGALSGSVALPLFAFNLGVELGQLAVVALALPLLWAARRYAKGAAQWPRYASVAVGAFGLYWFVERVIENLS; this is translated from the coding sequence TTGAGAGAAGGTGGAAGGGCCATCGACACATCATGGATCGCCGGCACGGCCAGACGGGCCGGGACGCGGCTCGGGCTGCTGTCGCTCGCATTCGCCGCGCTGATCGGCTTGTGGCCGAGCGGCCTGGCGAAGGCGCATTTCACTTCGACGGCTTATTCCGACATCGACGTCGGAGAACGCGAGCTGCGGTACGTCTTGTACTTGCCGGAGCACGATGCGCTGGAGAGCTTGCCGACGCTGGACGCGGACGGGAACGGAAGCTTGTCCGACGACGAGCTGCGGCTCGGGAAGACCGGCATCGGCGCGTTCGTCAACAGCGGAGTCGTCATTTCCGGAGACGGGAAGCTCGCCGCAGGCGAAACGACCGGCGTCGCGTTCGACGAACGCTCGGGCGCGCGAATGGTGCGCGTCGACTTGCGCTACGGCTTCGAGCAGCCGGTGGAACGGTACATGCTGCAATACGGGCTGCTGTTCCGCGACATTCCGGACCATCGCAATTTCGCTTCGATTCGCGTCGGCGAGCACACGATCGACCAAGTGCTGAGCGCGAGCAATACGATTTTGCAAATCGCCGGCGGCGAAGGGGCTCCTGCCGCCGCGGCGGCTTCCGGCCCGTGGACGGACGTCTTGACGACATACGTCCGTATGGGGGTAGAGCACATTTGGGGCGGGCTCGATCATCTGCTGTTCGTGCTCGCGCTGCTGCTGCACGTGCGCACTTGGAAGCAGGTGCTCGCCGCGGTCACGGCGTTCACCGTCGGGCACAGCGTCACGCTCGTTTTGTCGGCATTGGAATTGGCGTCGCTGTCCCCGCTCATCGTGGAACCGCTCATCGCGCTGAGCATCGTCTACGTCGCCGCGGAAAACTGGTTCCGCGACGCGCCGACGCGCAGCCGGCTGCAGCTGACGGCGCTGTTCGGCCTCGCGCACGGCTTCGGCTTCGCCGAGGTGCTGCACGGGGCGCTGTCCGGCAGCGTCGCGCTGCCGCTGTTCGCGTTCAACCTCGGCGTCGAACTCGGGCAGCTCGCCGTCGTCGCCCTCGCGCTGCCGCTGCTGTGGGCGGCGCGCCGCTATGCGAAAGGAGCGGCGCAATGGCCCCGGTACGCCTCCGTCGCCGTCGGCGCTTTCGGACTGTATTGGTTCGTCGAACGAGTTATCGAAAATTTATCCTAA
- the cyoD gene encoding cytochrome o ubiquinol oxidase subunit IV encodes MANTNASHGSNGSHGSLKSYVVGFLLSIVLTIIPLAAVMLGSLDKTTTLIVILAAAVLQFVVQLLFFMHLREGENARWNIMSLLVGVLILVTIVAGSIWIMTYNAVAH; translated from the coding sequence ATGGCGAACACGAACGCTTCGCACGGCTCGAACGGCTCGCACGGTTCGCTGAAATCGTACGTCGTCGGGTTTCTGCTGTCGATCGTCCTGACGATCATTCCGCTCGCGGCCGTCATGCTCGGCTCGCTCGACAAGACGACGACCTTGATCGTTATCTTGGCGGCGGCGGTGCTCCAGTTCGTCGTGCAGCTGCTGTTCTTCATGCATCTCCGCGAAGGGGAGAACGCGCGCTGGAACATCATGTCGCTGCTGGTCGGCGTGCTCATTCTCGTCACGATCGTCGCAGGCTCGATTTGGATTATGACGTATAACGCTGTCGCGCACTGA
- the cyoC gene encoding cytochrome o ubiquinol oxidase subunit III yields the protein MTATVHAAHGHAHGHDHGHDAHHDHHDLEGLKTFGFWLFLITDVILFATLFATYVVLRNNTAGGPTAAELFSLPIVIAETFILLTSSFTSGLAVLSMHQGRLKGLIGWLVVTALLGAAFIGLEVYEFLHLVHEGATIQTSAFLSAFFTLVGAHGAHVSLGLVWMIALIFQLSRRGITPVTERKVNVISLYWHFLDVVWIFVFTVVYLMGVM from the coding sequence ATGACGGCAACAGTTCACGCGGCGCACGGGCATGCCCACGGTCACGACCATGGGCACGACGCGCACCATGACCACCACGACTTGGAAGGGCTCAAGACGTTCGGCTTCTGGCTGTTCCTGATCACGGACGTCATCTTGTTCGCCACGCTGTTCGCGACGTACGTCGTCCTGCGCAACAATACGGCGGGCGGACCGACGGCGGCCGAGCTGTTCTCGCTGCCGATCGTCATCGCCGAAACGTTCATCCTGCTCACCAGCTCCTTCACGAGCGGCCTCGCGGTGCTCTCGATGCATCAAGGCCGTCTCAAGGGACTCATCGGCTGGCTCGTCGTCACCGCGCTGCTCGGCGCTGCGTTCATCGGGCTCGAGGTGTACGAATTCCTGCACCTCGTCCACGAAGGCGCCACGATACAGACGAGCGCGTTCTTGTCGGCGTTCTTCACGCTCGTCGGGGCGCACGGCGCGCACGTCTCGCTCGGCCTCGTTTGGATGATCGCGCTGATCTTCCAGCTTTCGCGCCGCGGCATCACGCCGGTGACGGAGCGCAAAGTGAACGTCATCAGCTTGTACTGGCACTTCCTCGACGTCGTTTGGATTTTCGTCTTCACGGTCGTTTATTTGATGGGGGTGATGTAA
- a CDS encoding response regulator, with translation MPNIVIVDDESIFRRGLRSMIASLDPEWNVVGDARDGYEALDLLQQLRPDVMLTDIRMPRMDGIQLQKIARERFPELISVVVSGYEDFTYVKESMRHGAKDYVMKPIEREELGKLLERLKEEVRKNAARHVPPPETKEDQRKARTRASERLAAALMRGVVGADDIARLEEVGVRLAAPRFACMVIKLDKQSVGTERYRKADPSLFQLYIQQFVQEVLDRRSSGFSFVLSDSEVVAILNAEGGDESMRRLLDLAESIRLQIKSLSNLTVTIGVSRLSPGPESLPKSYREAEIALLHRLLVGGDKVLAYEQTMDGRPEAAETREWSWEALERAISAGRSGEAEQRASEAVAELCREAPTPQTVHRHICKLLIQYYELAVEWGVTKAWLGEKDIRELLFDVCSTSASDELAELCRALFGRLAACVAAGSPERTQDPIAKAIRYMETHYERPITLKTMSDILFLNPAYFSTLFKQRTGVTFVDKLTDIRIEAAKKRLATTSEMVAEVAERTGFRNVRHFNRVFKSETGLSPSEYRERVRGGG, from the coding sequence ATGCCGAACATCGTTATCGTGGACGACGAGTCGATCTTCCGGCGCGGGCTGCGGTCGATGATCGCCTCGCTCGATCCGGAGTGGAACGTCGTCGGCGACGCGCGGGACGGGTATGAGGCACTCGATTTGCTGCAGCAGCTCCGTCCCGACGTCATGCTGACGGACATCCGGATGCCGCGCATGGACGGCATCCAGCTGCAGAAAATCGCCCGGGAGCGATTCCCGGAGCTGATCAGCGTCGTGGTGAGCGGGTACGAGGATTTCACGTACGTGAAAGAATCGATGCGCCATGGCGCCAAAGATTACGTCATGAAGCCGATCGAGCGGGAAGAGCTGGGAAAGCTGCTGGAGCGGCTGAAGGAAGAGGTGCGGAAAAACGCCGCCCGGCACGTGCCTCCGCCGGAGACGAAGGAGGATCAGCGGAAGGCGAGAACGCGCGCGAGCGAGCGATTGGCGGCGGCGCTCATGCGCGGCGTCGTCGGCGCGGACGACATCGCGCGCCTCGAAGAGGTCGGCGTCCGGCTGGCTGCACCGCGCTTCGCCTGCATGGTCATCAAGCTCGACAAGCAGTCGGTCGGGACGGAGCGGTATCGCAAGGCGGATCCTTCGCTGTTCCAATTGTATATTCAGCAATTCGTGCAGGAGGTGCTCGACCGGCGGTCGTCCGGCTTCAGCTTCGTCTTGTCGGATTCGGAGGTCGTCGCGATTTTGAACGCGGAGGGAGGCGACGAATCGATGCGCCGGCTGCTCGACCTGGCGGAGTCGATCCGGCTGCAGATCAAGTCGCTGTCCAATCTGACGGTGACGATCGGCGTCTCCCGGCTGTCGCCAGGGCCGGAATCGCTGCCGAAGTCGTACCGCGAGGCGGAGATCGCCCTGCTCCATCGTCTGCTCGTCGGCGGCGACAAGGTGCTCGCTTACGAGCAGACGATGGACGGCCGGCCCGAAGCGGCGGAGACGCGCGAGTGGTCGTGGGAAGCGCTCGAGCGCGCGATTTCGGCCGGCCGCTCGGGCGAGGCCGAGCAGCGCGCGAGCGAAGCCGTCGCCGAGCTGTGCCGGGAGGCGCCGACGCCGCAGACGGTGCACCGCCACATTTGCAAGCTGCTCATTCAGTATTACGAGCTGGCCGTCGAGTGGGGCGTGACGAAGGCGTGGCTCGGCGAGAAGGACATCCGCGAGCTGCTGTTCGACGTCTGCTCGACGTCCGCGAGCGACGAGTTGGCGGAGCTGTGCCGCGCTCTGTTCGGGCGGCTGGCCGCCTGCGTCGCCGCGGGCAGCCCCGAGCGGACGCAGGACCCGATCGCGAAGGCGATCCGGTACATGGAGACGCATTACGAACGGCCGATCACGCTCAAGACGATGTCGGACATTTTGTTTTTGAACCCGGCTTATTTCAGTACGCTGTTCAAGCAGCGGACCGGCGTGACGTTCGTCGACAAGCTGACGGACATTCGCATCGAGGCGGCGAAGAAGCGCCTTGCGACGACGAGCGAGATGGTGGCCGAGGTGGCCGAGCGGACCGGATTCCGGAACGTGCGGCATTTTAATAGAGTGTTTAAGAGCGAGACCGGCTTGTCGCCTTCCGAATACCGCGAACGCGTTCGCGGCGGGGGATGA